Proteins encoded within one genomic window of Dioscorea cayenensis subsp. rotundata cultivar TDr96_F1 unplaced genomic scaffold, TDr96_F1_v2_PseudoChromosome.rev07_lg8_w22 25.fasta BLBR01001632.1, whole genome shotgun sequence:
- the LOC120256765 gene encoding 30S ribosomal protein S17, chloroplastic-like, whose product MILTSPFIHGAIPSLRLPKLQPFSSSPPPPPPSISISIKAMKTMQGRVVCATNDKTVAVEVVRLAPHPKYKRRVRKKKIYQAHDADNRFRVGDFVQLEQSRPISKTKSFIALPVTAKNVPKGPESIPEELLGFHSIAAAGVIERNLILFFL is encoded by the coding sequence ATGATCCTCACCTCGCCCTTCATCCATGGCGCCATTCCCTCCCTCCGCCTCCCAAAGCTCCAacctttctcctcttctccgCCTCCTCCCCCTCCCTCCATCTCCATTTCGATCAAAGCCATGAAGACGATGCAGGGCCGAGTCGTCTGCGCCACCAACGACAAGACCGTCGCTGTCGAGGTCGTCCGCCTCGCGCCTCACCCCAAGTACAAGCGCCGCGTCCGCAAGAAGAAGATCTACCAGGCTCACGACGCTGACAACCGATTCCGTGTCGGCGATTTTGTTCAGCTCGAGCAGTCCCGTCCTATCAGCAAGACTAAGTCCTTCATCGCTTTGCCTGTCACTGCTAAGAATGTGCCTAAAGGCCCTGAGTCTATTCCTGAAGAGCTGTTAGGATTCCACTCAATCGCAGCAGCAGGAGTAATTGAGAGAAATCTTATCTTGTTCTTTCTCTAA